Proteins co-encoded in one Kocuria flava genomic window:
- a CDS encoding HNH endonuclease signature motif containing protein yields the protein MHDELLAGLTRHRLVLETAAEVGVALRLPAGTAATVVAEALVLIEDLPDVLTALEAGTITWPHARVAVQQWQELVDEAPRDALPVDRAVVLVQEMLERAPHVTVAQLRAFAHRRRARLLADAEERRRRAARKHRTVWVEPAEDGLAWVHALLDAPVARAVEDRVERLAGTVLAAERQRVPDGLQARPGTGPEDREQRSAGEVRADVLADLLLDGELPERSGVPRGIRGRVCVTVPVGILLAPDAAAGWTSSPASGAAAELEGYGPIGAEVARRLAAGAGSWHRLLTHPVSGVVLEHDRSVYAVPADLRRHLRVRDDTCRFPGCRRPAGGADVDHTVAWEDGGTTGASNLAHLCRHHHLVEHRGGPLGQWSVRRVPGPGGARDPGVLEWRSPSGVVRRTVPETAGPEASRVLDPGGPPGGRPGGGRAGHGTDSALPGTAAGASHRTGADDHPPF from the coding sequence GTGCACGACGAGCTGCTGGCGGGCCTGACCCGGCACCGGCTCGTCCTGGAGACCGCCGCCGAGGTCGGCGTCGCCCTGCGACTGCCGGCCGGCACCGCCGCGACCGTCGTGGCGGAGGCCCTCGTGCTGATCGAGGACCTGCCCGACGTGCTCACGGCCCTGGAGGCGGGGACGATCACGTGGCCGCACGCCCGGGTCGCGGTCCAGCAGTGGCAGGAGCTCGTGGACGAGGCACCACGGGACGCCCTGCCCGTGGACCGTGCCGTCGTGCTGGTGCAGGAGATGCTCGAGCGGGCCCCGCACGTGACGGTCGCCCAGCTGCGCGCCTTCGCGCACCGGCGCCGGGCGAGGCTGCTCGCGGACGCCGAGGAGCGCCGCCGCAGGGCGGCGCGCAAGCACCGGACCGTGTGGGTCGAACCGGCCGAGGACGGTCTGGCCTGGGTGCACGCCCTGCTCGACGCCCCCGTGGCCCGTGCCGTCGAGGACCGTGTCGAACGGCTGGCCGGGACGGTGCTGGCCGCGGAGCGGCAGCGGGTCCCGGACGGGCTGCAGGCGAGGCCGGGCACCGGGCCGGAGGACCGGGAGCAGAGGTCTGCCGGTGAGGTGCGCGCGGACGTGCTGGCCGATCTGCTCCTCGACGGCGAGCTGCCGGAGCGCTCCGGGGTGCCTCGGGGGATCCGTGGCCGGGTGTGCGTGACGGTGCCGGTCGGGATCCTCCTCGCTCCGGACGCCGCCGCAGGGTGGACGAGCTCACCGGCGAGCGGGGCCGCTGCGGAGCTGGAGGGCTACGGGCCCATCGGCGCGGAGGTGGCGCGCCGGCTGGCCGCCGGTGCCGGCTCCTGGCACCGGCTGCTGACGCACCCGGTCAGCGGGGTCGTCCTGGAGCACGACCGGAGCGTGTACGCCGTGCCGGCCGACCTGCGCCGTCATCTGCGGGTGCGGGACGACACCTGCCGCTTCCCCGGCTGCCGCCGGCCGGCCGGCGGCGCGGACGTGGACCACACCGTCGCGTGGGAGGACGGTGGGACCACCGGCGCGTCGAACCTGGCGCACCTGTGCCGGCACCACCACCTGGTCGAGCACCGGGGCGGCCCCCTCGGGCAGTGGTCGGTGCGCCGCGTCCCCGGTCCGGGCGGTGCGAGGGACCCGGGGGTGCTGGAGTGGCGGTCGCCGTCGGGGGTCGTGCGCCGCACCGTCCCGGAGACGGCCGGACCGGAGGCGAGCCGCGTCCTGGATCCCGGCGGGCCGCCGGGAGGCCGTCCCGGCGGAGGGCGAGCAGGGCACGGCACCGATTCCGCTCTGCCCGGGACGGCGGCGGGTGCATCCCACCGTACCGGCGCGGACGATCACCCGCCGTTCTGA
- a CDS encoding maleylpyruvate isomerase family mycothiol-dependent enzyme, producing the protein MINPARLHSDLQRLDRETETYLATVESLSEDELTSPSMCEGWTRADVVAHLASNGRRLVNLIDWVTTGEQKSVYPSPEARAQEIAELAALPRAELVREARESAAYFAEQAQRLSGEIVVEEVDLHGKPVPATSLVALRIAEVVVHHHDLDTAWTIEEADPDSLLNALEAAVRTMRAKGAPGMTLVTEERDEWVVGDGALRVESDREGLLEWLARGETENVEADGPLPALPSW; encoded by the coding sequence ATGATCAATCCCGCACGACTGCACTCGGACCTGCAACGCCTCGACCGCGAGACGGAGACCTACCTCGCCACCGTGGAGTCGCTCTCCGAGGACGAGCTGACCTCTCCCTCCATGTGCGAGGGCTGGACCCGTGCCGACGTCGTCGCCCACCTCGCGTCCAACGGCCGCCGGCTCGTGAACCTGATCGACTGGGTCACGACGGGGGAGCAGAAGAGCGTCTACCCCTCGCCCGAGGCACGGGCGCAGGAGATCGCCGAGCTCGCCGCCCTGCCCCGCGCGGAGCTCGTCCGCGAGGCCCGGGAGTCCGCGGCGTACTTCGCCGAGCAGGCCCAGCGCCTCAGCGGCGAGATCGTGGTCGAGGAGGTGGACCTGCACGGCAAGCCCGTCCCGGCGACCTCGCTCGTTGCCCTGCGCATCGCCGAGGTCGTCGTCCACCACCACGACCTCGACACCGCCTGGACGATCGAGGAGGCCGACCCGGACTCCCTGCTCAACGCCCTCGAGGCCGCGGTGCGGACGATGCGCGCCAAGGGCGCCCCGGGCATGACCCTGGTGACCGAGGAGCGCGACGAGTGGGTCGTCGGTGACGGCGCCCTGCGCGTCGAGTCCGACCGTGAGGGGCTGCTCGAGTGGCTGGCCCGCGGCGAGACGGAGAACGTGGAGGCCGACGGGCCGCTGCCCGCGCTGCCCTCCTGGTGA
- a CDS encoding winged helix DNA-binding domain-containing protein, with translation MTAGDAVDAGDAVGPAEPDLPVLTDREIGLARLLAHGLAEPGQLSPDEVVRRLGAVQAQDLPGALVSVGLRRSGGSAGVREAFDDARIVRTWPMRGTLHLVPGEELRAWLAVLGPRTEASTAARRRDLGIAERLEPAREAALGALQHGPQPRERLHAAWEEAGLLGVPGLAYHLMLALHLDATLCFGPLTGDGRDQLVVPVEQWLPPGGNGPEPEEPAGTSRPAGMIPAPDQGPVGTASARGPGATGTSSAPRPDAAGRSTTGAFPAVTPPAAEVPPVVVRWIRRYLRSHGPVAVEEAARWAALPRATVRAAAAVIDDVVAVRDRRGRLLWCAPEVLAALPGSTRRASRVLLLPPFDEFVLGYGDRSHVLAPAHARRIVPGGNGVFRPTVVAGGRIAGTWSRRRRATGDELLLEPFGTLSETRRRAAQRAFDRVPVPPSLRHDGHSDGAGIDQGSTVRGSSHGPPLG, from the coding sequence ATGACCGCCGGGGACGCCGTGGACGCCGGGGATGCGGTGGGCCCCGCCGAGCCCGACCTGCCCGTCCTCACCGACCGGGAGATCGGCCTGGCCCGGCTGCTCGCGCACGGGCTGGCGGAGCCCGGACAGCTCTCTCCGGACGAGGTCGTCCGGAGGCTCGGCGCGGTGCAGGCCCAGGACCTGCCAGGCGCTCTCGTCTCGGTGGGGCTGCGCCGGTCCGGCGGCTCCGCCGGGGTGCGGGAGGCCTTCGACGACGCCCGGATCGTCCGCACCTGGCCGATGCGCGGGACGCTGCACCTCGTCCCGGGCGAGGAGCTGCGCGCGTGGCTGGCCGTGCTCGGGCCGCGGACCGAGGCCTCCACGGCGGCGCGGCGCCGGGACCTGGGCATCGCCGAGCGCCTGGAGCCGGCGCGCGAGGCCGCACTCGGCGCCCTGCAGCACGGGCCGCAACCGCGGGAGCGGCTGCACGCCGCGTGGGAGGAGGCCGGGCTGCTGGGCGTCCCGGGCCTCGCCTACCACCTCATGCTCGCGCTGCACCTGGACGCGACGCTGTGCTTCGGCCCGCTCACGGGCGACGGACGGGACCAGCTCGTCGTGCCCGTGGAGCAGTGGCTCCCGCCCGGAGGGAACGGCCCGGAGCCGGAGGAGCCCGCAGGCACATCGAGGCCGGCCGGGATGATCCCCGCCCCGGACCAGGGCCCTGTCGGGACGGCCTCAGCGCGGGGGCCGGGCGCGACGGGGACGAGCTCAGCACCACGGCCGGACGCTGCGGGCCGGTCCACGACGGGAGCGTTTCCCGCGGTGACGCCGCCCGCCGCGGAGGTGCCTCCCGTCGTCGTGCGCTGGATCCGCCGGTACCTGCGCAGCCACGGTCCCGTCGCCGTGGAGGAGGCGGCCCGGTGGGCGGCCCTGCCCCGGGCCACCGTGCGCGCCGCGGCGGCCGTGATCGACGACGTCGTCGCCGTCCGGGACCGCCGGGGGCGGCTGCTGTGGTGCGCCCCCGAGGTCCTCGCGGCGCTGCCCGGAAGCACGCGGCGCGCCTCGCGGGTGCTCCTGCTGCCGCCCTTCGACGAGTTCGTCCTCGGCTACGGGGACCGTTCCCACGTGCTGGCCCCGGCCCACGCGCGCCGGATCGTGCCCGGGGGCAACGGAGTGTTCCGCCCGACGGTCGTGGCCGGCGGGCGGATCGCGGGGACGTGGTCGCGACGGCGCCGGGCGACGGGCGACGAACTGCTCCTCGAGCCCTTCGGGACCCTCTCCGAGACCCGCCGACGTGCTGCGCAGCGGGCGTTCGACCGAGTGCCCGTGCCACCGTCCCTGCGGCACGACGGGCATTCGGACGGAGCCGGTATCGATCAGGGGTCCACCGTCCGTGGCTCGTCCCACGGCCCGCCGCTAGGGTGA
- a CDS encoding MFS transporter has translation MHETPRPGGARVRTRAERLDGLPFTTQHRRLLVGSGVGWALDAMDVGLVSFVMAALAQQWGLGSGELSLLASIGFVGMAVGASLGGLLADRLGRRQVFALTLLVYGLATGASSLAGSVAVLIVLRFVVGLGLGAELPVASTLVAEYAPRRIRGRVVVWLESFWAVGWILAALVGYFVVPASPDGWRWALVIGLVPAVWAVVVRWSLPESVRFLERTGRTEEAEAAVRLFEQARPVAWRGTARSRGRDRGTVDSGAPEPGASALPGADRPSAEAGIWGPALRGRTAALWTVWFCINFAYYGAFTWLPTLLVQQGFTLTRSFGYVLVITLAQLPGYAAAAWLIEVWGRRLTLASFLGGSAASALLFGIASMGTVVQPWQVIASGMALSFFNLGAWGALYAIGPELYPTAVRGTGTGAAAAFGRIASILAPLSVPPLLVLGGEQYDLIVVFAAFGAAFLVAAAAAFALPEQRGKALG, from the coding sequence ATGCACGAGACCCCGCGGCCCGGCGGCGCCCGCGTCCGCACCCGGGCCGAGCGCCTGGACGGCCTGCCCTTCACCACGCAGCACCGCCGGCTGCTCGTCGGCTCGGGGGTGGGCTGGGCGCTGGACGCGATGGACGTGGGCCTGGTCTCGTTCGTCATGGCCGCGCTCGCCCAGCAGTGGGGGCTGGGCTCGGGCGAGCTGTCGCTGCTGGCCTCGATCGGGTTCGTGGGGATGGCGGTCGGTGCGAGCCTGGGCGGGCTGCTGGCCGACCGGCTCGGGCGCCGGCAGGTGTTCGCACTGACCCTGCTCGTGTACGGCCTGGCCACGGGGGCCTCGTCGCTGGCGGGGTCCGTGGCCGTGCTGATCGTGCTGCGCTTCGTCGTGGGCCTGGGTCTCGGTGCGGAGCTGCCCGTGGCCTCCACGCTGGTGGCGGAGTACGCACCGCGCCGGATCCGCGGGCGGGTCGTGGTGTGGCTCGAGTCGTTCTGGGCGGTGGGCTGGATCCTGGCCGCCCTGGTCGGCTACTTCGTGGTGCCGGCCTCCCCGGACGGCTGGCGCTGGGCGCTGGTGATCGGGCTGGTCCCCGCGGTGTGGGCCGTCGTCGTGCGGTGGAGCCTCCCGGAGTCGGTGCGCTTCCTCGAGAGGACCGGGCGCACGGAGGAGGCGGAGGCGGCCGTCCGGCTGTTCGAGCAGGCGCGCCCGGTGGCCTGGCGCGGAACGGCACGGTCCCGCGGCCGGGACCGCGGCACCGTGGACTCCGGTGCGCCGGAGCCCGGCGCGTCGGCCCTGCCCGGGGCGGATCGGCCCTCGGCCGAGGCGGGGATCTGGGGGCCGGCCCTGCGCGGGCGGACCGCCGCGCTGTGGACGGTGTGGTTCTGCATCAACTTCGCCTACTACGGGGCGTTCACCTGGCTGCCGACGCTGCTGGTGCAGCAGGGGTTCACCCTCACCCGCTCCTTCGGCTACGTCCTGGTCATCACCCTGGCGCAGCTGCCCGGCTACGCGGCGGCGGCCTGGCTGATCGAGGTCTGGGGACGGCGGCTCACGCTGGCGTCCTTCCTGGGCGGTTCGGCCGCGAGCGCGCTGCTGTTCGGCATCGCCTCGATGGGCACGGTCGTGCAGCCCTGGCAGGTGATCGCCTCCGGGATGGCGCTGTCCTTCTTCAACCTCGGCGCCTGGGGAGCGCTCTACGCGATCGGCCCGGAGCTCTACCCGACGGCGGTGCGCGGCACGGGCACCGGCGCGGCGGCCGCCTTCGGACGCATCGCGTCGATCCTGGCGCCGCTGTCGGTGCCCCCGCTGCTGGTCCTGGGCGGCGAGCAGTACGACCTCATCGTGGTGTTCGCCGCGTTCGGCGCGGCGTTCCTCGTGGCGGCGGCGGCGGCGTTCGCCCTGCCCGAGCAGCGCGGCAAGGCCCTCGGATGA
- a CDS encoding cation:proton antiporter family protein — protein sequence MSTVALYLVVVFAAGALAAAVRLPPLIGFLAAGFVLNAMGTPEMPGLDRAADVGVTLMLFGIGLKLDVRSLLRKEVWGTAGIHMVLSSALAAGFLGLLALVHLELPGDTARALLLAGFALSFSSTVLVFKVLEERSETTSLYGRVAIGILVIQDVAAVAFITATSGHPPSPWAFALLLLLPGAWLFRRVWERLGHGELQALFGIVMALVPGYIAFTAVGLKGDLGALLVGALLASHPNASELSRRLFTVKDLLLVAFFVSIGFHGMPTTEMVLMGAALLALLPVQALLFVWLLWAFGLRRRTSLRAGLALANYSEFALIVGAIGVSTGMLVEDWLVMLSVAVALSFVVSTLVNRRGSALTGRLVRWLPEHPDHRLHPEDRPIDIGHAEVLVLGMGRVGQAAYREFAEEHGYTVVGIENSTDRVERLCAAGLDVQEADATDQEFWERVIATGHVRIAVLAMPFHGSNLVALEQLTAGGFSGAVAAVAQYDDEVQELRARGVRTVFNLYSGAGIALASETLESLGERDADG from the coding sequence GTGTCCACGGTCGCCCTGTACCTCGTCGTCGTCTTCGCGGCCGGCGCCCTCGCCGCCGCGGTGCGGCTGCCCCCGCTGATCGGCTTCCTCGCCGCGGGCTTCGTGCTCAACGCCATGGGCACCCCCGAGATGCCGGGCCTGGACCGCGCCGCCGACGTCGGGGTGACCCTCATGCTGTTCGGCATCGGCCTGAAGCTGGACGTCCGCTCCCTGCTCCGCAAGGAGGTGTGGGGCACCGCGGGGATCCACATGGTGCTCAGCTCGGCGCTCGCCGCCGGCTTCCTCGGCCTGCTCGCCCTGGTGCACCTCGAGCTCCCCGGGGACACGGCCCGGGCGCTGCTGCTGGCCGGCTTCGCCCTGTCCTTCTCCTCGACCGTGCTGGTGTTCAAGGTGCTCGAGGAGCGCAGCGAGACGACCTCCCTCTACGGACGGGTCGCGATCGGCATCCTCGTCATCCAGGACGTCGCCGCCGTCGCGTTCATCACGGCGACGAGCGGGCACCCGCCGAGCCCCTGGGCGTTCGCGCTGCTGCTCCTGCTGCCGGGCGCGTGGCTGTTCCGGCGGGTGTGGGAGCGGCTCGGCCACGGCGAGCTGCAGGCCCTGTTCGGGATCGTCATGGCCCTGGTGCCCGGCTACATCGCCTTCACCGCGGTCGGGCTCAAGGGGGACCTCGGCGCCCTGCTCGTCGGCGCGCTGCTGGCCTCGCACCCGAACGCGAGCGAGCTGTCCCGGCGGCTGTTCACCGTGAAGGACCTGCTGCTCGTCGCCTTCTTCGTCTCGATCGGCTTCCACGGCATGCCGACCACCGAGATGGTCCTCATGGGCGCGGCGCTGCTGGCCCTGCTGCCCGTCCAGGCCCTGCTGTTCGTGTGGCTGCTGTGGGCCTTCGGCCTGCGCCGGCGCACCTCCCTGCGCGCCGGCCTGGCCCTGGCCAACTACTCGGAGTTCGCGCTGATCGTCGGCGCCATCGGCGTCTCCACCGGGATGCTGGTCGAGGACTGGCTCGTGATGCTCTCCGTGGCGGTCGCCCTCAGCTTCGTGGTCTCCACGCTCGTCAACCGGCGCGGCTCGGCCCTGACCGGCCGGCTCGTCCGGTGGCTGCCCGAGCACCCGGACCACCGGCTGCACCCCGAGGACCGGCCCATCGACATCGGCCACGCCGAGGTGCTCGTGCTCGGCATGGGCCGGGTCGGCCAGGCCGCCTACCGGGAGTTCGCCGAGGAGCACGGCTACACGGTCGTCGGCATCGAGAACTCCACGGACCGGGTGGAGCGGCTGTGCGCGGCCGGCCTCGACGTGCAGGAGGCCGACGCCACCGACCAGGAGTTCTGGGAGCGCGTGATCGCGACCGGTCACGTGCGCATCGCCGTGCTGGCCATGCCCTTCCACGGCTCCAACCTCGTGGCCCTCGAGCAGCTGACGGCCGGCGGCTTCTCCGGCGCCGTCGCGGCCGTGGCCCAGTACGACGACGAGGTGCAGGAGCTGCGGGCCCGCGGCGTGCGCACCGTGTTCAACCTCTACAGCGGCGCCGGCATCGCCCTGGCCTCCGAGACGCTCGAGTCCCTGGGCGAGCGGGACGCCGACGGCTGA
- a CDS encoding cation transporting ATPase C-terminal domain-containing protein: MWLRVGRVGLVMAGAALLTLDVLLPGGLVAGHESLELSRTASFTTLVLAQLFNALNSRSGTSSAFHRLFTNRWLWAALLLGAGLQVLVVHLPPLQAAFGTRPLEPAHWVLAVGAASLVLWTEELAKLLRRVRVREPAAGC; encoded by the coding sequence ATGTGGCTTCGGGTCGGCCGGGTCGGGCTGGTCATGGCGGGGGCCGCGCTGCTCACCCTGGACGTGCTGCTGCCGGGCGGGCTCGTGGCGGGCCACGAGTCGCTCGAGCTGTCCCGCACCGCGTCCTTCACCACGCTGGTGCTGGCGCAGCTGTTCAACGCCCTGAACTCCCGCTCCGGGACCAGCAGCGCGTTCCACCGGCTGTTCACGAACCGGTGGCTGTGGGCGGCGCTGCTGCTCGGTGCCGGGCTGCAGGTGCTGGTGGTGCACCTGCCGCCGCTGCAGGCGGCCTTCGGCACGCGTCCCCTCGAACCGGCCCACTGGGTGCTGGCCGTCGGCGCGGCCTCGCTGGTGCTGTGGACGGAGGAGCTCGCGAAGCTCCTCCGGCGGGTGCGGGTCCGGGAGCCGGCCGCGGGGTGCTGA
- a CDS encoding YoaK family protein → MAGPRRTPALNRHLAYLLALVAGVLNSVGFVAVAVYTSHMTGLTAMVADHLVLGDLRLVLAGLLALVAFTAGAACCALMFNWARRRRLHSRLANVLLLEGLLMLLFGLLAESLTWAHRDLLFIPVLAFTMGLQNAVITKISGATIRTTHVTGMITDIGIELGKFAYRNRLPASDPVTGDAAKLRLLAALVGLFFAGGVLGALGYLAVGFPVLVPTALTLLVAAWRPLAADLGLRRPRPPRPSRA, encoded by the coding sequence GTGGCGGGGCCCCGCCGCACGCCCGCACTCAACCGGCACCTCGCCTACCTGCTGGCCCTCGTGGCGGGCGTGCTCAACTCGGTGGGCTTCGTCGCGGTGGCCGTCTACACGTCCCACATGACCGGGCTGACCGCCATGGTCGCCGACCACCTCGTGCTGGGCGACCTCCGCCTGGTGCTCGCGGGGCTGCTCGCCCTGGTCGCCTTCACGGCCGGGGCCGCCTGCTGCGCCCTGATGTTCAACTGGGCCCGGCGGCGTCGGCTGCACAGCCGCCTCGCCAACGTGCTGCTGCTCGAGGGGCTGCTCATGCTCCTGTTCGGCCTGCTCGCCGAGTCGCTGACGTGGGCCCACCGCGACCTGCTGTTCATCCCGGTGCTCGCCTTCACGATGGGACTGCAGAACGCCGTGATCACCAAGATCTCCGGGGCCACCATCCGCACCACGCACGTGACGGGGATGATCACCGACATCGGCATCGAGCTCGGCAAGTTCGCCTACCGCAACCGGCTCCCGGCCTCGGACCCCGTGACCGGAGACGCGGCCAAGCTGCGGCTGCTCGCCGCGCTCGTGGGCCTGTTCTTCGCCGGCGGGGTGCTGGGTGCGCTCGGCTACCTCGCCGTGGGGTTCCCGGTGCTCGTGCCCACGGCCCTGACGCTGCTCGTGGCGGCGTGGCGCCCCCTCGCCGCCGACCTGGGTCTGCGCCGGCCGCGCCCGCCGCGTCCGTCCCGCGCCTGA
- a CDS encoding aminoglycoside phosphotransferase family protein: MTHETGRPAADGTRAARAVEVAAARRSAWQLLPDGPPVPDDDALVQPVRTEAGEPAQLRVLRPRPGDGHDHLALRQWNGRGTVRLLRADPAAGVLLVERTRDRDLGSLRGDEACRVLGELVAGLARPPRPPFPPLSAFAAEWSARLEDGTELDARFPRRFRLQAATALRRLRRDLLDTALLPGDLVPAAVRAADRAPWLAVRARPRLATVEWALVPGLWPPGDDPRGPRPGELADRAEALALAAGADPDRVRAWAVVRVAVAAAEQAGRSGEEPVRELGRLVRLAKALQPGV; the protein is encoded by the coding sequence GTGACGCACGAGACCGGAAGACCCGCCGCGGACGGCACCCGGGCCGCCCGCGCCGTGGAGGTCGCCGCTGCCCGCCGCTCCGCGTGGCAGCTCCTCCCGGACGGTCCGCCCGTGCCCGACGACGACGCCCTCGTCCAGCCCGTCCGCACCGAGGCGGGGGAGCCGGCGCAGCTGCGCGTCCTGCGGCCGCGGCCCGGCGACGGGCACGACCACCTGGCGCTGCGGCAGTGGAACGGCCGGGGCACCGTGCGGCTGCTGCGCGCCGACCCGGCCGCGGGCGTGCTGCTGGTCGAGCGGACCCGGGACCGGGACCTGGGGTCGCTGCGCGGGGACGAGGCGTGCCGGGTGCTCGGGGAGCTCGTGGCCGGACTGGCCCGGCCGCCGCGCCCGCCGTTCCCGCCGCTGTCGGCGTTCGCGGCGGAGTGGTCGGCGCGCCTGGAGGACGGCACGGAGCTCGACGCCCGCTTCCCCCGCCGGTTCCGGCTCCAGGCGGCGACCGCGCTGCGACGGCTGCGACGCGATCTCCTGGACACCGCGCTGCTGCCCGGGGACCTGGTTCCCGCCGCCGTTCGCGCGGCGGACCGGGCCCCGTGGCTGGCCGTGCGGGCCCGCCCCCGGCTGGCCACCGTCGAGTGGGCGCTCGTGCCCGGTCTGTGGCCGCCCGGGGACGATCCCCGCGGACCGCGACCCGGGGAGCTGGCGGACCGGGCGGAGGCGCTCGCGCTCGCGGCGGGCGCCGACCCCGACCGGGTGCGCGCGTGGGCGGTCGTGCGGGTGGCGGTGGCCGCCGCGGAGCAGGCCGGGCGGTCCGGCGAGGAGCCGGTCCGGGAGCTCGGGCGGCTCGTGCGGCTGGCGAAGGCGCTCCAGCCCGGGGTGTGA
- the zupT gene encoding zinc transporter ZupT: protein MNDFLFASALTLFAGLATGAGSLLALTTRRTDAKFLSVSLGFSAGVMIYVSLVEIFVKAQDSLVAVLGARAGAWATVGGFFGGILLIAVIDRLVPARANPHEYPHDDDGRSRRLMRMGTMTALAIALHNFPEGFATFVVAMQEPSLAIPVVVAIALHNVPEGVAVSVPIHHATGSRRKAFQWSFLSGLAEPVGGILGYLLLRPFMTDTVFGVVFAGVAGIMVFVSLDKLLPTAREYGEHHLSIYGLVAGMGVMALSLLLFL, encoded by the coding sequence GTGAACGACTTCCTGTTCGCCTCCGCGCTCACGCTGTTCGCGGGGCTGGCCACGGGCGCCGGCAGCCTCCTCGCCCTGACCACCCGCCGCACGGACGCCAAGTTCCTCTCGGTCAGTCTGGGCTTCTCCGCGGGCGTGATGATCTACGTGTCGCTCGTCGAGATCTTCGTCAAGGCGCAGGACTCGCTCGTGGCGGTGCTCGGCGCCCGCGCGGGTGCGTGGGCCACGGTGGGCGGATTCTTCGGCGGGATCCTGCTGATCGCGGTGATCGACCGGCTCGTGCCCGCCCGCGCGAACCCGCACGAGTACCCGCACGACGACGACGGGCGCAGCCGCCGGCTGATGCGCATGGGCACGATGACGGCCCTGGCGATCGCCCTGCACAACTTCCCCGAGGGGTTCGCGACCTTCGTCGTGGCGATGCAGGAGCCCTCCCTGGCGATCCCCGTGGTCGTGGCGATCGCCCTGCACAACGTCCCGGAGGGGGTGGCCGTGTCGGTGCCGATCCACCACGCCACCGGCAGCCGGCGGAAAGCCTTCCAGTGGTCGTTCCTCTCCGGCCTGGCCGAGCCGGTGGGCGGGATCCTCGGCTACCTGCTGCTGCGCCCGTTCATGACCGACACCGTCTTCGGGGTCGTCTTCGCCGGCGTCGCGGGGATCATGGTGTTCGTCTCCCTGGACAAGCTCCTGCCCACGGCCCGGGAGTACGGCGAGCACCACCTGTCGATCTACGGTCTGGTCGCCGGCATGGGGGTCATGGCGCTGAGCCTGCTGCTGTTCCTCTGA